A single region of the Acidobacteriota bacterium genome encodes:
- a CDS encoding type II toxin-antitoxin system RelE/ParE family toxin: MSYSIKIKGSAARTLRRIDAQERTRLVAAIDRLAQEPSAGAALKGEFGGLRRLRVGRYRIIYEAFHEELTILVVRIGHRREVYR, translated from the coding sequence GTGAGCTACTCGATCAAGATCAAGGGTAGCGCCGCCAGAACTCTGAGGAGAATCGACGCGCAGGAGCGAACGCGGCTCGTCGCGGCGATCGACCGTCTCGCTCAGGAACCCTCCGCAGGTGCCGCGCTCAAGGGCGAGTTCGGGGGCCTGCGTCGACTTCGCGTGGGGCGGTACCGGATCATCTACGAGGCATTCCACGAAGAGCTGACAATTCTGGTCGTCCGCATCGGTCATCGCCGGGAGGTGTACCGGTGA
- a CDS encoding ribbon-helix-helix protein, CopG family, producing MVQVTARLPEDLVEKADRAASQLNRSRAQLVRQALEYYLDDFEDLRLALDRLNDPADPVLDWDDVKRELLDQDQG from the coding sequence ATGGTGCAAGTGACGGCAAGACTTCCCGAGGACCTGGTCGAGAAGGCCGACCGCGCCGCGAGCCAGTTGAATCGCTCGAGAGCGCAGTTGGTCAGGCAGGCGCTCGAGTACTACCTCGACGACTTCGAGGATCTGCGTCTGGCGCTGGATCGACTCAACGATCCCGCCGACCCGGTCCTTGATTGGGATGACGTCAAGCGTGAGCTACTCGATCAAGATCAAGGGTAG